The Trypanosoma brucei brucei TREU927 chromosome 9, whole genome shotgun sequence genome includes a window with the following:
- a CDS encoding DNA-damage inducible protein DDI1-like protein has product MKITCTDESGNVYSAELDPTAMVEDLSVLVEVEIGIPVEEQLLMAPTGAILRLDETFGAQGITTDCCVTVRRQVLGGGLKRPAEERPDRIPEVQASEERSHILELYATELMSDQDQLQQLVSPEFDETDPAIQSRIYEEISKRNVEENLANALEFAPEAFTRVSMLHVTVEINKVKVKALVDCGAQTSVVSAATAERCGINWLVDKRAVGTVHGVGEQRSLGRIHLTQANLGGLFIPISLVVLESETFDLIIGLDQMKKHRMIIDLKDDCLRVGGTAIPFLSDSEVSEEPHRGTPFVLGGGDGNEDNNAADVPTAGANQGTAAKRSTAPSGPNISSAEKEQAIETFVSLTHLERQQAIALLEAVNWNPHAAMSLLMEE; this is encoded by the coding sequence ATGAAAATTACCTGTACGGATGAAAGTGGCAATGTGTACTCAGCGGAATTGGATCCAACCGCGATGGTTGAGGACCTTTCCGTTCTTGTAGAGGTGGAGATTGGTATACCCGTGGAGGAACAGTTGCTTATGGCACCTACCGGTGCGATATTGCGTCTGGATGAAACGTTTGGGGCCCAGGGTATAACAACTGACTGTTGTGTCACGGTGAGACGCCAGGTGTTGGGAGGAGGCTTGAAACGGCCAGCGGAAGAGCGACCAGACAGGATACCGGAAGTGCAGGCCAGTGAAGAACGATCTCACATACTGGAGCTGTACGCAACCGAACTGATGTCTGACCAGGATCAGTTGCAGCAGCTCGTGTCGCCGGAGTTTGACGAAACAGACCCGGCCATACAGAGCAGGATATATGAGGAAATTAGTAAGCGCAACGTGGAAGAGAACTTAGCAAATGCGCTTGAGTTTGCACCAGAGGCGTTCACCCGTGTAAGCATGCTCCACGTCACGGTTGAGATTAATAAGGTAAAGGTGAAGGCCTTGGTTGATTGCGGCGCGCAAACGTCCGTCGTGAGTGCCGCCACCGCCGAGCGCTGCGGCATCAATTGGTTGGTTGACAAGAGGGCAGTGGGTACCGTTCACGGTGTTGGTGAGCAGCGTTCGCTGGGTCGAATTCATCTTACGCAGGCAAACCTAGGTGGGTTGTTTATTCCCATCTCTCTAGTTGTACTAGAAAGTGAAACTTTTGATCTCATTATTGGACTAGACCAGATGAAAAAGCACCGCATGATCATTGACCTCAAGGACGATTGCCTGCGTGTGGGTGGTACCGCTATACCATTTCTCAGTGACTCAGAAGTATCGGAAGAACCGCATAGGGGGACACCATTTGTGCTTGGAGGTGGCGATGGCAACGAGGACAACAATGCCGCAGATGTTCCGACGGCTGGCGCAAATCAGGGCACGGCAGCGAAAAGAAGTACGGCACCTTCCGGCCCTAACATCAGCTCCGCTGAAAAGGAGCAGGCAATCGAGACATTCGTTTCTCTAACCCACCTCGAAAGACAGCAGGCCATTGCACTCCTCGAGGCTGTGAACTGGAACCCACATGCGGCCATGTCACTTCTGATGGAGGAGTGA
- a CDS encoding heat shock protein, putative — protein MLCLAQWALLLVLCLVGCCCTVSGGSEVLAVDIGADWAKGATRVIGGSTAPRASIVLNDQTNRKSPQCIAFRIVPNAGNDTLRSVERLFAEEARSLEPRFPQQSICGPSLLAGLIVSKEISAGQKHHEQTGNQRSEREGVISFSDTDRFTYVVVPQIRRKSAVVRITPGGSSEGTTTAPIEFTVEELIGMILGHMKRSAERSLDGAPVRHLVLVVPTSSSLAYRQAMVDAAAVVGLRTIRLVHGSAAAATQLAHLNTETLFRGHPSNTTERKYAMIYDMGSSKTEVAVFRFTPATARDDFGTVTLVASATNHTLGGRSFDRCLARYVERNLFPAAKPTPVTPVLDRKPVTATTRRAVVSLLRAVNAARERLSVNQNVPFVVPGVREDGGDFIANISRAQFEEACGELFNEAVRLRDHAITQTNGTVRSLNELVRLELIGGATRMPKLQERLSEGYGKPADRTLNSDEAVVSGAALMIHDTLSRIRVMESLTNDIYFTASPPIKESNETKPHRNLLFAKRNTTVPAARSLIFPNRTADFTLTLHDGNGRYSRSVLVSGVSGSMNAAREKEKEMSTERANKVTKTSVVLRQVEVVVEVVLSRSGLPYVAGSYVHARYAEQVTVLPSVKKTGDNETTAQKDENNNPSQNETDTTSTISPGREKRSGGSPSAANSNSAKMQNSRADEAKENETPTGDEILEVNERDAGTGGKNNNAKVRHFALRFPLNNTPAPSSTSQGGVNMNKEEALAARNRLRALQRLDDERLRRSGLLNDVESLLLHYKSLDAWSAQQSDDNSNDWRSVVKDVSRWFEEVGGDVNVTELQKQYQRLKDLKLGE, from the coding sequence ATGCTCTGTTTGGCACAGTGGGCACtactgttggtgttgtgtcTGGTTGGTTGTTGCTGCACCGTGAGTGGAGGATCAGAAGTTTTGGCCGTAGACATTGGAGCTGACTGGGCGAAGGGTGCCACACGTGTGATTGGAGGCAGCACCGCCCCGCGGGCCAGCATAGTACTCAATGATCAGACAAACCGTAAGAGCCCACAATGTATCGCCTTTCGTATTGTGCCCAACGCCGGAAACGACACGTTGCGCAGCGTCGAGCGCTTATTTGCAGAGGAGGCTCGTTCTTTGGAACCACGCTTCCCCCAGCAGTCCATTTGCGGCCCTTCGCTACTCGCAGGACTGATCGTTTCGAAGGAAATCTCTGCGGGACAGAAACATCACGAACAAACAGGTAATCAAAGGTCGGAACGTGAAGGTGTCATCTCTTTTAGTGATACCGATAGGTTTACGTATGTGGTTGTGCCGCAAATTCGCCGCAAGTCTGCGGTGGTTCGTATCACTCCGGGTGGTAGCAGCGAAGGTACAACCACCGCACCAATAGAGTTCACTGTGGAGGAGTTGATTGGAATGATTTTGGGACACATGAAACGGTCTGCGGAACGTTCGCTGGATGGTGCGCCGGTGCGACACCTTGTGTTGGTTGTGCCGACCTCCTCCAGTTTGGCGTACCGTCAAGCCATGGTTGACGCTGCTGCCGTGGTGGGTTTGCGAACTATCCGCCTCGTGCATGGttctgcagcagcggcaacgcAGCTTGCACACCTCAATACAGAGACTTTATTTCGTGGTCATCCCTCCAACACAACTGAGAGAAAATATGCAATGATATACGACATGGGTAGTTCCAAAACCGAGGTGGCCGTGTTTCGTTTTACCCCTGCTACCGCACGTGACGACTTTGGGACAGTTACTCTGGTGGCTTCCGCTACAAACCATACGCTAGGAGGCAGGTCGTTCGACCGCTGTCTTGCACGTTATGTGGAGAGAAATTTGTTCCCCGCCGCGAAGCCAACACCGGTCACGCCAGTACTAGACAGAAAACCGGTTACAGCCACCACTCGGCGCGCAGTGGTTAGCCTGCTACGCGCCGTCAACGCGGCGAGGGAGCGGTTGTCGGTAAATCAAaatgttccttttgttgtgccCGGCGTTCGTGAAGACGGGGGCGACTTCATCGCAAATATTTCTCGTGCGCAGTTCGAAGAAGCCTGTGGTGAATTGTTTAACGAGGCAGTACGGCTTCGTGACCACGCCATTACGCAGACGAATGGTACGGTGCGGTCACTCAATGAGTTGGTGCGCCTTGAACTAATTGGTGGTGCCACACGTATGCCAAAACTGCAGGAACGGTTGAGTGAAGGTTACGGTAAACCGGCGGATAGAACTCTTAACAGTGATGAGGCAGTTGTCTCAGGAGCGGCACTGATGATCCACGACACCCTCAGCCGAATTCGCGTTATGGAGTCCTTGACAAATGATATCTACTTCACTGCTTCACCCCCGATTAAGGAATCAAATGAAACCAAGCCTCATCGTAACCTTCTGTTCGCCAAGCGGAACACCACCGTTCCGGCAGCCCGGTCGCTAATATTTCCAAACCGCACAGCCGACTTCACACTAACGCTTCATGACGGTAACGGACGCTACTCGCGTTCTGTGCTAGTGAGTGGTGTGAGTGGGAGCATGAATGCTGCGcgcgagaaggaaaaggaaatgagtaCCGAAAGAGCGAACAAAGTTACCAAAACTTCTGTGGTCCTCCGCCAGGtagaggtggtggtggaggtggtgCTCAGTAGAAGCGGGCTGCCCTATGTGGCCGGTTCGTACGTCCACGCTAGATACGCGGAGCAGGTGACTGTGCTACCTTCGGTGAAAAAGACTGGGGATAACGAAACTACGGCACAAAAGGACGAGAACAACAATCCGTCTCAAAACGAAACTGACACGACGAGTACCATTAGCCCcgggagggaaaagagaagtggGGGTTCTCCGTCTGCAGCAAACTCTAATAGCGCGAAAATGCAAAACTCCAGAGCAGATGAAGCAAAAGAGAATGAGACCCCAACCGGTGACGAAATCCTGGAAGTCAATGAGAGGGATGCAGGAACTGGTGGGAAGAATAACAATGCAAAAGTGAGGCATTTTGCACTTCGCTTTCCGTTGAACAACACTCCAGCACCTTCCTCAACTTCGCAAGGCGGTGTGAACATGAACAAAGAGGAGGCCCTTGCAGCGCGGAACCGCCTTCGTGCACTTCAGCGCCTTGACGACGAGCGGTTGCGGCGTAGTGGTCTGCTTAATGACGTCGAGTCCCTGCTCCTTCATTACAAGTCCCTTGATGCCTGGTCTGCGCAGCAAAGCGATGATAACTCGAATGACTGGCGGTCCGTTGTGAAGGACGTATCACGGTGGTTTGAAGAAGTTGGGGGCGACGTTAACGTGACAGAGTTGCAGAAGCAATATCAACGTCTGAAGGACCTAAAGCTCGGTGAGTGA
- a CDS encoding mitochondrial processing peptide subunit beta (curated by J. Mottram; similar to Ubiquinol- cytochrome C reductase complex core protein I, mitochondrialprecursor (EC 1.10.2.2) (Swiss-Prot:P43264) (Euglena gracilis); similar to Mitochondrial processing peptidase beta subunit, mitochondrialprecu) has translation MLRPSFCRCLPVLNCTLSAPQCAAAIDRCTPVVYSSLPNGCRVATEYLPNCQFATVGVWIDAGSRFEDINNNGVAHFLEHMNFKGTAKYSKRAVEDLFEHRGAHFNAYTSRDRTAYYVKAFKYDVEKMIDVVSDLLQNGRYDPSDVELERPTILAEMREVEELVDEVLMDNLHQAAYDPAHCGLPLTILGPVENISSRINRDMIQEFVRVHYTGPRMSFISSGGIHPEEAHRLAEKFFGNLPAANNSPLLQSQYRGGYTVMWNEQMATANTAFAYPICGAIHDDSYALQLVHNVIGQVREGQHDQFAHQRLNPRLPWEKLSNLVQLRPFYTPYKETSLLGYQLVTMRTAVADANGGVQRDESQTVLLDHMLKLFNELSTKAVDAALLEEAKSEYKSSVMMMRDSTTNSAEDLGRQMIHLGRRVPLREVFERVDAVTPAVFRDTLAKYVQAVQPTVSYIGSASAVPRFDALTQVKHIL, from the coding sequence atgcttCGTCCATCCTTTTGCAGATGTCTTCCCGTGCTGAACTGCACGCTGAGCGCTCCTCAATGTGCTGCTGCGATTGACCGTTGCACACCGGTTGTTTACTCTTCACTTCCCAACGGATGTCGTGTGGCCACCGAATATTTGCCAAATTGTCAGTTTGCCACCGTTGGGGTGTGGATTGACGCAGGCAGTCGCTTCGAGGATATTAACAACAACGGCGTTGCGCACTTTCTTGAACACATGAACTTCAAAGGCACTGCAAAGTACTCCAAGCGTGCCGTGGAAGATCTCTTCGAGCATAGGGGGGCCCACTTCAATGCATACACTTCGCGTGACCGAACAGCATATTACGTGAAGGCGTTCAAATATGATGTGGAGAAAATGATTGATGTTGTCTCGGATTTACTGCAAAACGGCAGATACGACCCAAGCGATGTCGAGTTGGAGAGGCCGACAATCCTAGCCGAGATgcgggaggtggaggagctggTGGATGAAGTGCTCATGGATAACCTCCATCAGGCAGCTTATGACCCGGCACACTGCGGGCTTCCGCTCACTATTCTAGGCCCTGTGGAAAACATTTCCTCCCGCATAAACCGTGACATGATACAGGAGTTTGTTCGGGTGCACTACACCGGCCCGCGCATGTCTTTCATTAGTTCCGGTGGCATCCATCCAGAAGAAGCACATAGGCTTGCCGAGAAGTTCTTTGGAAACCTCCCTGCAGCGAACAACTCCCCACTGCTGCAGTCACAATACCGGGGTGGTTACACCGTGATGTGGAACGAACAAATGGCCACGGCAAATACCGCTTTCGCGTATCCTATATGCGGGGCCATACACGACGACAGCTACGCACTACAGTTAGTTCATAACGTTATTGGGCAAGTGCGTGAAGGACAACATGACCAATTTGCTCATCAGCGACTGAACCCGCGGCTCCCGTGGGAAAAGTTGTCAAACCTGGTCCAGCTGCGACCTTTCTATACTCCATACAAAGAGACTAGTCTCCTTGGGTATCAGTTAGTTACTATGCGCACGGCAGTCGCTGACGCCAACGGCGGTGTTCAGCGAGATGAGAGCCAGACTGTGTTGCTGGATCACATGCTAAAGTTGTTTAATGAGCTGTCTACCAAAGCTGTTGACGCTGCACTCCTCGAGGAGGCAAAAAGTGAGTATAAGTCATCGGTTATGATGATGCGAGACAGCACAACAAATAGCGCGGAGGACTTGGGTCGGCAGATGATTCACCTTGGCCGACGCGTGCCTCTGCGGGAGGTGTTCGAGCGAGTGGATGCCGTCACTCCAGCAGTGTTTCGTGACACATTAGCGAAGTACGTACAAGCGGTTCAACCTACAGTTTCGTACATTGGTTCGGCCTCCGCTGTCCCTCGATTTGACGCCCTCACACAAGTAAAGCACATACTTTGA